A region from the Desulfobacteraceae bacterium genome encodes:
- a CDS encoding PHP domain-containing protein — translation MLKFMRNKLISVARKDPETLAIHGVLDDDIYGLEIDLKVRLADLTFLSIEGRWNRHTTPECPRSLEFLQAAVGFRIEDGIDQKIHKIIGRKSCRHFANLLIECCRAAGEAARIAAWKDAAAERPGLAFKDFAAAHTPTERPAPKAAAVSAAPAAPRRQPPHPERPAAPAPADAAGGFVIDLHVHTSPASPCASDPVAAMIAEAQRIGLDGICLTDHNFVWPPEHVEALRQKHGFLVLAANEIITDQGDMLVFGFTRDIKGVIPLAELRREVDRAGGLIIAAHPFRGFLTFGAGEIGLTVEKAMARPCFQLVNGLETLNGKVTAAENNLAAEVARGLNLPASGGSDAHRWEEVGTYATRFEAAIGSEADLLAALKTGRFAPLAFRQILKAAAV, via the coding sequence ATGCTGAAATTCATGCGCAACAAACTGATCAGCGTGGCCCGCAAGGACCCCGAAACCCTGGCGATCCACGGCGTGCTGGACGACGACATCTACGGTCTTGAAATCGATCTTAAGGTGCGCCTGGCCGACCTCACCTTCCTCTCCATCGAAGGCCGCTGGAACCGCCACACCACACCCGAGTGCCCCCGCAGCCTGGAATTTCTGCAGGCCGCCGTAGGCTTCCGGATCGAAGACGGGATCGACCAGAAAATCCACAAGATCATCGGCCGCAAAAGCTGCCGCCATTTCGCCAACCTCTTGATCGAGTGCTGCCGGGCCGCCGGCGAAGCCGCCCGCATCGCCGCCTGGAAGGACGCCGCGGCCGAGCGCCCCGGGCTAGCCTTCAAGGACTTTGCAGCCGCCCACACCCCGACCGAGCGGCCGGCCCCCAAGGCGGCCGCCGTTTCGGCCGCCCCCGCGGCCCCCCGCCGGCAGCCGCCACACCCCGAGCGCCCCGCGGCGCCGGCCCCGGCCGATGCCGCAGGCGGCTTCGTGATCGACCTTCACGTCCACACCTCCCCCGCATCGCCGTGCGCCTCCGACCCGGTGGCGGCCATGATCGCCGAAGCTCAGAGAATCGGCCTGGACGGCATCTGCCTGACGGACCACAATTTTGTCTGGCCTCCCGAGCATGTGGAGGCGCTGCGCCAGAAGCATGGTTTTCTGGTCCTGGCCGCCAACGAGATCATCACCGACCAGGGCGACATGCTGGTCTTCGGGTTTACGCGCGACATCAAGGGCGTGATCCCGCTGGCGGAGCTGCGCCGGGAAGTGGACCGCGCCGGCGGGCTGATCATCGCCGCCCACCCCTTCAGGGGCTTTTTGACCTTCGGCGCCGGCGAGATCGGCCTGACCGTCGAAAAGGCCATGGCCCGGCCCTGCTTTCAGCTGGTGAACGGGCTGGAGACGCTCAACGGCAAGGTGACGGCGGCGGAAAACAACCTGGCGGCGGAAGTCGCGCGGGGCCTCAACCTGCCGGCCAGCGGGGGCAGCGACGCTCACCGCTGGGAGGAGGTGGGCACCTATGCCACCCGCTTCGAGGCCGCGATCGGCTCCGAAGCCGACCTGCTGGCGGCGCTTAAAACCGGCCGTTTCGCCCCGCTGGCCTTCCGCCAAATTCTAAAAGCCGCCGCCGTCTGA
- a CDS encoding DNA integrity scanning protein DisA nucleotide-binding domain protein, translating to MALDWFQNRRIFDALDGLRDGLSHFSGPSRAAVIFSVLPEDPLRIFDPQNLLHGHELKFKELYLDSDAWRRLPAGFDQMPLTGQTYPVKNLDLAGLISYGGRSPAVFYQMWFTEHHLDMCAIGPTERWLEHAAWRLSTDLRPENFYYTGISGYFLREYAAHAVRDHIVDQLNILLGWDTQLRVYPVLDAILGISKTREEGAWPRGQIVFVEPVAIHQLAFIARFPKLERPSLQNFKHVRKTLLAVEGSPRKLVSDGVSIFGIAAGSLPQCRITAEYRGGQGFLRFGGEPVCSFIDGNFRSTTYKANLVHLEEMLLESPLEPDDGNRLYKIAANIVHHAQEQKFGCTLVLDLNPAPVEISGQDLEAPLDLRQESLLDLTRSLARMDGALQIGADLRLHRFACLLDGRALTEENRARGARYNSALRFSAEHPRLMVVVVSADHPVSLICEGVELNAQCEWKPVSGCGLELPTLADWVARGLAV from the coding sequence ATGGCCCTGGACTGGTTTCAAAACCGGCGGATCTTCGATGCCCTCGACGGACTGCGCGACGGACTGTCGCACTTTTCCGGCCCCAGCCGCGCAGCGGTCATCTTTTCCGTGCTTCCCGAGGACCCTCTGCGTATTTTCGACCCCCAGAACCTCCTGCACGGCCACGAACTCAAGTTCAAAGAACTCTACCTGGACAGCGATGCGTGGCGGCGGCTTCCCGCCGGCTTCGACCAGATGCCCCTGACCGGCCAGACCTACCCGGTCAAAAACCTCGACCTGGCCGGACTGATTTCCTACGGCGGCCGGTCGCCGGCGGTCTTCTATCAGATGTGGTTCACCGAGCACCACCTGGACATGTGCGCCATCGGCCCCACCGAGCGCTGGTTAGAGCACGCCGCTTGGCGGCTATCCACCGACCTGAGGCCCGAAAATTTTTACTACACCGGCATATCGGGATATTTCCTGCGGGAGTACGCCGCCCACGCGGTGCGCGACCACATCGTGGACCAGCTCAACATCTTGCTGGGCTGGGACACCCAACTGCGGGTCTACCCCGTTCTGGACGCGATCCTGGGGATTTCCAAAACCCGCGAAGAGGGCGCCTGGCCCCGGGGGCAGATCGTCTTCGTGGAGCCGGTGGCCATCCACCAGCTGGCTTTCATCGCCCGCTTCCCGAAGCTGGAGCGCCCGTCGCTGCAGAATTTCAAGCACGTCCGCAAGACCCTGCTGGCCGTGGAGGGCAGCCCCCGCAAACTGGTCTCCGACGGGGTCAGCATCTTCGGCATCGCCGCCGGCTCCCTGCCCCAATGTCGCATCACGGCCGAGTACCGCGGCGGTCAGGGGTTCCTGCGCTTCGGCGGCGAGCCGGTCTGCAGCTTCATCGACGGCAACTTCCGCTCGACCACCTACAAGGCCAACCTCGTGCATCTGGAGGAGATGTTGCTGGAGTCCCCGCTGGAGCCGGACGACGGCAACCGGCTTTACAAGATCGCCGCCAACATCGTGCACCACGCCCAGGAACAGAAATTCGGCTGCACCCTGGTGCTGGATCTCAACCCCGCCCCGGTTGAAATTTCAGGCCAGGACCTGGAAGCGCCGTTGGACCTTCGGCAGGAGAGCCTGCTGGACCTGACCCGGTCCCTGGCCAGAATGGACGGTGCCCTGCAGATCGGCGCCGACCTGCGGCTGCACCGCTTCGCCTGTCTTTTGGACGGCAGGGCGCTGACCGAGGAAAACCGCGCCCGGGGCGCGCGCTACAACTCCGCCCTGCGGTTCTCGGCCGAGCACCCGCGCCTGATGGTGGTGGTGGTGTCCGCCGACCACCCGGTTTCCCTGATCTGCGAAGGGGTCGAACTCAACGCCCAGTGCGAGTGGAAGCCGGTCTCCGGCTGCGGTCTGGAACTGCCCACTCTGGCGGACTGGGTGGCCCGGGGGCTGGCGGTATAG
- a CDS encoding acetoacetate--CoA ligase: MDRLLWQPSQERILQTNMYRFIQFINARHGKSFSDYPQLYQWSVDNITDFWAAMWDFAEIRASRPYTEVIDDVTKMPGAKWFSGARLNFAENLLRYRDDRVALVFKGEDQEAVHLTYAQLYDEVARVAKSLRAMGVSAGDRVVGFMPNMPQTTIAMLAATSIGAAWSSCSPDFGIKGVLDRFGQIKPKVIFTANGYSFKGKKIDSLGRIADILESLPSIEKVVVVPYTDPAPDISAVPKAELFDDFKSAEDSLEIDFAQLPFDHPLYIMYSSGTTGLPKCMVQSAGGILIHQMKELILHTDLTREDVIFYFTTCGWMMWNWLTSALSVGATVVLFDGNPFHPHPGALWEMAEKEKITVFGTSAGYLTALQNFGVKPGKTYDLSPLRAVLSTGSPLSEEGFDFVYSEIKKDLQLASISGGTDLNGCFALGNPMGPVYSGELQCRGLGMKVLAFDENGQPVIDQQGELVCTAPFPSMPIYFWNDPDNSKYHAAYFDVYPNVWRHGDFIKISSRGGVTIYGRSDATLNPGGVRIGTAEIYRQVEQLEEIEDSVVVGQPWKGDVRVVLFVKLMPGFELTEDLKKRICKTIRENASPRHVPSKIINVPAVPYTLNMKKVELAVRKVIQGQEVKNKDALSNPEVLDFYADIKELQED, translated from the coding sequence ATGGACAGACTGCTGTGGCAACCGTCCCAAGAGCGCATCCTGCAAACCAACATGTACCGGTTCATCCAGTTCATCAACGCGCGGCACGGCAAGAGTTTCAGCGACTATCCGCAGCTCTACCAGTGGTCGGTTGACAATATCACCGACTTCTGGGCGGCCATGTGGGATTTTGCCGAGATCCGGGCCTCCCGGCCCTACACCGAGGTGATCGACGACGTCACCAAAATGCCCGGCGCCAAGTGGTTCAGCGGCGCACGCCTGAATTTCGCCGAAAATCTGCTGCGCTACCGGGACGACCGGGTGGCGCTGGTCTTCAAGGGCGAAGACCAGGAGGCCGTCCACCTCACCTATGCCCAGCTCTATGACGAGGTCGCCCGGGTGGCCAAGTCGCTGCGCGCGATGGGGGTCAGCGCCGGCGACCGCGTGGTGGGGTTCATGCCCAACATGCCCCAGACCACCATCGCCATGCTGGCGGCCACCAGCATCGGGGCCGCGTGGTCCTCCTGCTCGCCGGATTTCGGTATCAAAGGTGTCCTGGACCGCTTCGGCCAGATCAAGCCCAAGGTCATTTTCACGGCCAACGGCTATTCCTTCAAAGGCAAAAAAATCGATTCCCTGGGCCGCATCGCCGACATCCTGGAAAGCCTGCCCTCCATCGAAAAAGTGGTGGTCGTGCCCTATACGGACCCCGCCCCGGACATCAGCGCGGTGCCCAAGGCGGAGCTATTCGATGACTTCAAGTCCGCCGAGGACAGCCTCGAGATCGATTTCGCCCAGCTGCCCTTCGATCACCCGCTTTACATCATGTACTCCTCGGGCACCACCGGACTTCCCAAATGCATGGTCCAAAGCGCGGGCGGGATCCTGATCCACCAGATGAAGGAATTGATCCTGCACACCGACCTCACGCGCGAGGATGTGATATTCTATTTCACCACCTGCGGCTGGATGATGTGGAACTGGCTGACCAGCGCCCTCTCGGTGGGAGCCACCGTGGTGCTCTTCGACGGCAACCCCTTCCACCCTCACCCCGGGGCCCTCTGGGAAATGGCCGAAAAGGAGAAAATCACGGTTTTCGGTACCAGCGCCGGCTATCTGACCGCTCTGCAGAACTTCGGCGTCAAGCCCGGCAAGACCTACGACCTCAGCCCGCTCAGGGCGGTGCTCTCCACCGGGTCGCCGCTTTCCGAAGAGGGCTTTGATTTCGTCTACTCCGAGATCAAGAAGGACCTTCAGCTGGCGTCGATTTCAGGCGGCACCGACCTCAACGGCTGTTTTGCCCTGGGCAACCCCATGGGGCCCGTTTATTCCGGCGAGCTGCAATGCCGCGGCCTGGGAATGAAGGTCCTGGCCTTCGACGAAAACGGGCAGCCGGTGATCGACCAGCAGGGCGAGTTGGTCTGCACCGCGCCCTTTCCCTCGATGCCAATCTACTTCTGGAACGACCCCGACAACAGCAAATACCACGCAGCCTATTTCGACGTGTACCCCAACGTGTGGCGCCACGGGGACTTCATCAAGATCAGCAGCCGCGGCGGGGTGACCATCTACGGCCGCTCGGACGCCACCCTCAACCCGGGCGGGGTGCGCATCGGCACGGCCGAAATATACCGCCAGGTGGAGCAGCTGGAGGAGATCGAGGACAGCGTGGTGGTGGGCCAGCCCTGGAAGGGGGACGTACGGGTGGTGCTCTTCGTCAAGCTGATGCCCGGCTTCGAGCTCACCGAAGACCTCAAAAAGCGGATCTGCAAAACCATCCGCGAAAACGCCTCACCGCGGCATGTGCCGTCCAAGATCATCAACGTGCCGGCGGTTCCCTACACGCTGAACATGAAGAAGGTCGAACTGGCAGTGCGCAAGGTGATCCAGGGCCAGGAGGTCAAGAACAAGGACGCCCTGAGCAACCCCGAGGTGCTGGACTTTTACGCCGATATCAAGGAACTCCAGGAGGATTGA
- a CDS encoding FAD-dependent monooxygenase gives MHQRVALTVSPREAATPHRYLPIAARKLGFATGEITAVRITRRSIDARSRRIRVNLELEISTDPAGFSSAPTQLSYPDVHGKPPVLVVGAGPAGLFAALRLVELGCRPVIIERGREVQTRRKDIARLLRQNTLDPDSNYGFGEGGAGAFSDGKLYTRSHKRGDVGRILTILHHHGAAAEILFEAQPHIGSNKLPRVIQNIRETILAAGGEIHFETPLTEFIIRSGKIQGVRSRGGGTFKAAATILATGHSARDIYHKLQRAGIAITAKAFAMGVRLEHPQTLIDRIQYHGQPRGAYLPPATYRLVTQVEGRGIYSFCMCPGGFIVPAATGPGEVVVNGMSFAKRNSPYANAGMVVEIRLADIPSLDTAPELAGLYYQATLEREAFRQGGRQGQTAPAQRLTDFVAGRYSSDLPATSYLPGAVSSPLHAWLPAPITTRLQQGFRIFGRQLKGFLSREAVLLAVESRTSSPVRIPRHPESLEHPQVRGFYPCGEGAGYAGGIVSSAIDGERCAEKAAAAATGAPP, from the coding sequence ATGCACCAGCGTGTAGCGCTGACGGTCTCCCCCCGGGAAGCGGCCACTCCGCACCGCTACCTTCCCATCGCCGCCCGCAAGCTGGGTTTTGCGACCGGGGAGATCACCGCCGTCCGGATAACCCGCAGATCCATCGATGCCCGTTCCCGGCGCATCCGGGTAAACCTCGAGCTGGAGATCTCCACCGACCCCGCCGGGTTCTCTTCGGCACCCACGCAGCTGAGCTATCCCGACGTCCACGGCAAACCGCCGGTGCTGGTGGTCGGCGCCGGCCCGGCCGGGCTCTTTGCGGCCCTGCGACTGGTGGAGCTGGGATGCCGGCCGGTCATCATCGAGCGCGGCCGCGAGGTGCAGACCCGACGCAAGGACATCGCCCGCCTGCTGCGGCAAAACACCCTGGACCCCGACTCCAACTACGGCTTCGGGGAAGGCGGGGCCGGGGCCTTCTCGGACGGCAAGCTCTACACCCGCTCCCACAAGCGCGGGGATGTGGGCCGGATCCTGACCATTTTGCACCACCACGGCGCCGCGGCGGAGATTCTCTTCGAAGCCCAGCCGCATATCGGCTCCAACAAACTTCCCAGGGTCATCCAAAACATCCGCGAGACCATCCTGGCGGCCGGAGGTGAAATCCATTTCGAGACCCCGCTGACGGAATTCATCATCCGCTCCGGAAAAATCCAGGGGGTCAGGAGCCGGGGCGGCGGAACTTTCAAGGCGGCCGCGACCATCCTGGCCACCGGGCATTCGGCCCGCGACATCTACCACAAACTCCAACGCGCCGGGATTGCCATCACAGCCAAGGCCTTTGCCATGGGCGTCCGGCTGGAGCACCCCCAGACGCTGATCGACCGCATCCAGTACCATGGACAGCCGCGCGGAGCCTATCTGCCCCCGGCCACCTACCGCCTGGTGACCCAGGTGGAGGGCCGCGGCATCTACTCCTTCTGCATGTGCCCGGGCGGTTTCATCGTTCCGGCCGCCACCGGCCCCGGGGAGGTTGTGGTCAACGGCATGTCGTTCGCCAAACGCAACTCGCCCTACGCAAACGCCGGCATGGTGGTGGAAATCCGGTTGGCCGACATCCCCAGCCTGGACACCGCCCCTGAGCTGGCGGGCCTGTACTACCAGGCGACGCTGGAACGGGAGGCCTTCCGGCAGGGCGGCCGGCAAGGCCAGACCGCCCCCGCCCAACGCCTGACGGATTTCGTGGCCGGCCGGTACTCCAGCGACCTGCCGGCCACCTCCTACCTGCCGGGGGCGGTGTCCTCCCCGCTGCACGCCTGGCTGCCGGCCCCGATCACCACCCGTCTGCAGCAGGGTTTCAGGATTTTCGGACGTCAGCTCAAGGGGTTTTTGTCCCGCGAGGCGGTTTTGCTGGCGGTGGAATCCCGCACCTCCTCCCCGGTCAGAATCCCTCGCCACCCGGAATCCTTGGAGCATCCCCAGGTACGGGGGTTCTACCCCTGCGGCGAGGGGGCAGGCTATGCCGGCGGCATCGTTTCATCGGCAATTGACGGCGAACGCTGCGCTGAAAAAGCGGCCGCAGCGGCGACCGGCGCGCCCCCCTGA
- a CDS encoding DUF6125 family protein — MNEMRQIIAETDQETLVQLVVDALRRTVVHYGHWFAQVEHQLGMEKALAVEEDVWRASLANQVQRLGKTLDFPVENGIPAVLNSFSKETLIDLLEKLGVNWLANDGIWFQAVERRFGMNDAKRCNDSCWTRYSPFEAERIKKILKLPENGGIPALQKALAFRMYALINEQSVEQVDENCIIFRMNKCRVQAARQRRGLPDYPCKSVGLVEYPYFASAIDRRIQTECIGCPPDPHPEGWFCAWKFTLGT; from the coding sequence ATGAATGAAATGCGACAGATCATTGCGGAGACCGATCAGGAAACCCTGGTCCAGCTGGTGGTGGACGCTTTACGCCGGACCGTGGTGCACTACGGCCATTGGTTTGCCCAGGTGGAGCATCAACTGGGAATGGAAAAAGCCCTGGCGGTGGAAGAGGACGTCTGGCGCGCAAGCCTCGCCAACCAGGTCCAGCGTCTGGGCAAGACGCTTGATTTTCCAGTGGAAAACGGCATCCCGGCCGTCTTGAACAGCTTTTCCAAGGAAACCCTGATCGACCTGCTGGAAAAACTCGGGGTCAACTGGCTGGCCAACGACGGGATCTGGTTCCAGGCCGTGGAGCGCCGCTTTGGCATGAACGACGCCAAGCGCTGCAACGACTCCTGCTGGACCCGCTACTCGCCCTTCGAGGCCGAGCGCATCAAAAAAATCCTCAAGCTGCCTGAAAACGGCGGCATCCCCGCGCTGCAAAAGGCCCTGGCCTTTCGCATGTACGCCCTGATCAACGAGCAGTCGGTGGAACAGGTGGACGAGAACTGCATCATCTTCCGCATGAACAAGTGCCGCGTCCAGGCCGCCCGGCAGCGCCGGGGCCTTCCGGACTACCCCTGCAAGTCCGTGGGGCTGGTGGAGTACCCCTACTTCGCCAGCGCCATCGACCGGCGCATCCAGACCGAGTGCATCGGCTGCCCGCCGGACCCGCACCCCGAAGGCTGGTTCTGCGCCTGGAAGTTCACCCTGGGGACCTGA
- a CDS encoding enoyl-CoA hydratase/isomerase family protein, whose product MSFNTIAIEQQEHIATLTLNRPEQMNTFNSEMATELNRGLRDLDADPEVRVVVIRGAGKAFCAGIDLKEFFGKNHYEYKQWVALMEEMALTIAGMKKPVIASVHGFAVANGGGLIAAADLAVVAEGTRIGLTAVSVGLFCMGPAVPVSRSLGRKRALEMLLTGDMIDARTAEQWGLVNKVVPKEELAAATLELARKLAKKSPLAVQMGKQAFYGMSDMEYAKALEYSNEMFASLCITEDGQEGVDAFLNKRKPEWKLR is encoded by the coding sequence ATGTCGTTTAACACCATCGCCATTGAGCAGCAGGAGCATATCGCCACCCTGACCCTCAACCGACCCGAGCAGATGAACACCTTCAACAGCGAGATGGCCACCGAGTTGAACCGCGGCCTGCGCGATCTGGACGCCGACCCGGAGGTCCGGGTGGTGGTCATCCGCGGCGCCGGCAAGGCCTTTTGCGCCGGCATCGACCTGAAGGAGTTTTTCGGCAAGAACCACTATGAGTACAAGCAGTGGGTCGCCCTGATGGAGGAGATGGCCCTAACCATCGCCGGAATGAAAAAGCCGGTGATCGCATCGGTCCATGGCTTTGCCGTCGCCAACGGCGGCGGTCTGATCGCCGCCGCAGACCTGGCGGTGGTGGCCGAAGGCACCCGCATCGGGTTGACGGCCGTCAGCGTGGGGCTTTTCTGCATGGGGCCGGCCGTGCCGGTTTCGCGCTCCCTGGGGCGCAAACGCGCCCTGGAGATGCTCCTCACCGGCGACATGATCGACGCCCGGACTGCCGAGCAGTGGGGGCTGGTCAACAAGGTGGTTCCCAAGGAGGAGTTGGCCGCAGCCACCCTCGAGTTGGCCCGCAAGCTGGCCAAAAAGAGCCCCTTGGCCGTTCAGATGGGCAAGCAGGCCTTTTACGGCATGTCGGACATGGAGTACGCCAAGGCGCTGGAGTATTCCAACGAAATGTTCGCCTCGCTGTGCATCACCGAGGACGGTCAGGAGGGGGTCGACGCCTTTCTGAACAAACGCAAACCGGAGTGGAAGCTCAGGTAA
- the coaE gene encoding dephospho-CoA kinase (Dephospho-CoA kinase (CoaE) performs the final step in coenzyme A biosynthesis.): protein MDTPHDWEKIVRRFEQLLRLKSFPVAFKLLPQKTDLDQIAFMRRPNHKVTLCQLVNLARNFDWTVGADGEDFLFPSCPSIIGLTDLPEAHRDGTFRSIVWTATKADGRKFEAAIPRLPLGRHEAVVLAPLVYNPFEPDIVLVYANPAQMILLINALQFTRYEVMQFHCVGESSCSDAIVRCYQSGKPSLTIPCYGERRYGHAQDDELVMAIPAEMMPKALQGLEALYRRGVRYPISFAGAEGDVAPEFPVSYKGLDEMMAKVRGDDNRLLLGVTGGIAGGKTTVSDMLREMGAPIIDFDLIARQVVEPGTPGYDHIVAYFGRQVLQPDGGLDRKKLSKIVFGDMEKRKKLESFTHPPIYEEFFRQVNAITAEDPEAIIQVVIPLLIELNLQYLFDRILVVYIPPEEQIARLAKRDGISTEEAATILKAQLSIQDKLSFANYVVNNEGDLEETRRQVATVWADLRRCQAERKAAAAAPA, encoded by the coding sequence ATGGACACCCCCCACGACTGGGAAAAAATCGTTCGGCGCTTCGAACAGCTGCTGCGGCTCAAAAGCTTCCCCGTGGCCTTCAAGCTGCTCCCCCAGAAAACGGACCTGGATCAGATCGCCTTCATGCGGCGGCCCAACCACAAGGTCACCCTTTGCCAACTGGTCAACCTCGCCCGCAACTTCGACTGGACCGTCGGCGCCGACGGTGAGGATTTTCTCTTTCCCTCCTGCCCGTCCATCATCGGCCTGACGGACCTGCCAGAAGCCCACCGCGACGGCACCTTCCGCAGCATCGTCTGGACCGCCACCAAGGCCGACGGGCGGAAGTTCGAAGCGGCGATCCCGCGCCTGCCCCTGGGCCGCCACGAGGCGGTGGTCCTGGCGCCCCTGGTCTACAACCCCTTCGAACCGGACATCGTGCTGGTCTATGCCAACCCCGCCCAGATGATCCTCCTGATCAACGCCCTGCAGTTCACCCGCTACGAGGTCATGCAGTTTCACTGCGTGGGCGAGTCCTCCTGCTCCGACGCCATCGTGCGCTGCTACCAGAGCGGCAAACCCTCGCTGACGATCCCCTGCTACGGCGAGCGCCGCTACGGCCACGCCCAGGACGACGAGCTGGTGATGGCTATTCCGGCCGAAATGATGCCCAAGGCGCTCCAAGGGCTGGAGGCGCTCTACCGCCGCGGGGTGCGCTACCCCATCAGTTTCGCCGGCGCAGAGGGCGATGTCGCGCCGGAATTTCCGGTCTCCTACAAGGGGCTGGACGAGATGATGGCCAAGGTCCGCGGCGACGACAACCGGCTGCTGCTGGGGGTCACCGGGGGCATTGCCGGCGGCAAGACCACGGTCTCGGACATGCTGCGGGAAATGGGGGCGCCGATCATCGACTTCGATCTGATCGCCCGCCAGGTGGTGGAACCCGGCACACCGGGCTACGACCACATCGTGGCCTATTTCGGCCGCCAGGTGCTGCAGCCCGACGGCGGCCTGGACCGCAAAAAGCTTTCCAAGATCGTTTTCGGCGACATGGAAAAACGCAAAAAACTGGAGAGCTTCACCCACCCGCCGATCTACGAGGAGTTCTTCCGGCAGGTGAACGCCATCACCGCCGAGGACCCCGAGGCCATCATCCAGGTGGTCATCCCGCTGCTGATTGAACTCAACCTGCAGTACCTCTTCGACCGCATCCTGGTGGTCTACATCCCCCCCGAGGAGCAGATCGCGCGCCTGGCCAAGCGCGACGGCATCAGCACCGAGGAGGCCGCCACGATCCTCAAGGCCCAGCTGTCCATCCAGGACAAACTGAGCTTTGCCAACTACGTGGTCAACAATGAAGGAGACCTGGAGGAAACCCGTCGCCAGGTAGCGACGGTCTGGGCGGACCTGCGCCGCTGCCAGGCCGAGCGCAAGGCGGCCGCCGCCGCCCCCGCTTAG
- a CDS encoding YitT family protein → MGFNRHQFVYSVPWNLFLLSVGSLLFAVGFKAITLPHGFITGGISGVALLLYYLTDRLTVGMWYLIVNVPIFLVGWKFVSRRFFFYSLFGMAASTAGMDLITFTIPIHDHFLAVLAGGAIMGAGCGIILRSMGSAGGNDIIGVILNQKLNLRIGSYYFFFNVVLFSFSFGLLQVDLVLYSLAMSFVLSQVLDYCLSIFNQRKMVMIISEQADPIAAVINQKFNRGATFLHGQGTYTGKAKKIIMTVVNNYEVKRLEEAVFTLDAEAFMITENTFNVLGKGFSSRKVY, encoded by the coding sequence ATGGGGTTCAACCGCCATCAATTCGTCTACTCGGTTCCCTGGAACCTCTTTTTGCTCTCGGTTGGCTCGCTGCTCTTTGCCGTCGGCTTCAAGGCCATCACCCTGCCCCACGGCTTTATTACCGGCGGGATTTCGGGCGTCGCCTTGCTGCTCTACTACCTGACGGATCGCTTGACGGTGGGGATGTGGTATCTGATCGTCAACGTGCCGATTTTTCTGGTGGGCTGGAAGTTTGTCAGCCGGCGCTTCTTCTTTTACAGCCTGTTCGGGATGGCGGCCTCCACCGCCGGGATGGACCTGATCACCTTCACCATCCCCATCCACGACCATTTCCTGGCGGTCCTCGCCGGCGGGGCCATCATGGGTGCCGGCTGCGGCATCATCCTGCGCTCGATGGGTTCGGCGGGCGGCAACGACATCATCGGCGTCATCCTGAATCAGAAGTTAAATCTGCGCATCGGGAGCTACTACTTTTTTTTCAACGTCGTGCTTTTCAGCTTCAGCTTCGGGCTGCTGCAGGTGGACTTGGTGCTCTACTCGCTGGCGATGAGCTTCGTGCTCTCCCAGGTGCTGGATTACTGCCTCAGTATTTTCAACCAGCGCAAAATGGTGATGATCATCTCCGAGCAGGCCGATCCCATCGCGGCCGTGATCAACCAGAAGTTCAACCGCGGCGCGACTTTTTTGCACGGGCAGGGCACCTACACCGGCAAGGCCAAGAAAATCATCATGACGGTGGTCAACAACTACGAGGTCAAGCGGCTGGAAGAGGCGGTCTTCACCCTGGATGCCGAGGCCTTCATGATCACCGAAAACACCTTCAATGTGTTGGGCAAAGGCTTTTCCAGCCGCAAGGTCTACTAA